The Longimicrobium sp. genome has a window encoding:
- a CDS encoding helix-turn-helix domain-containing protein translates to MTAAEVFAVRSQLELSQVQLAQLLGVHPLTVSKWERGLLMPTPHQSALLHSFGQASKAKQQIGTEVSNLLVTAGVAVALFALLNAAFGKE, encoded by the coding sequence ATGACCGCCGCTGAAGTCTTTGCTGTTCGCTCACAACTCGAGCTGTCGCAGGTACAGCTCGCTCAACTGCTCGGCGTTCATCCGCTCACTGTCTCGAAGTGGGAGCGTGGATTGTTGATGCCGACGCCTCATCAGAGCGCATTGCTTCATTCGTTTGGGCAGGCCAGTAAGGCGAAGCAACAAATTGGTACTGAGGTTTCCAATCTTCTCGTCACCGCAGGTGTTGCCGTCGCTCTATTCGCCCTTCTAAACGCTGCATTCGGCAAAGAATAA